The sequence GTATGACGGCGGAAGATCCTCGACGCGCCCGGCCTGGACGAGCATCTCGAGCAGGCACGACGCGGGGTGGTCGGCCAGATAGACGACCCGCTGCCCCCGCGTGTGCCACCGGCCGCCGGCGTACACACCGCCGATGCCGGAGAGATCCGCGTGCCGCGAGATGCGCCAGAGCGTCACGCGAAGATGCCGTGTTCGAGGCGTACGAGCGTGTCCTCGACGGCGCGGGCCCCGATTTCGGTCTTGAGGAGATCGACAGGGCGCGCACCCTCGAGGGACGCGTTGACGGTGCGGAGCCAGTGCCACGCGGCGGGGCGGTCGCCGAACAGCGACTCGGCGGCGCCCAGCAGGCGTGCCAGCCTGACGGCCCGCTCGGACTCCTCGAGCGACAGCGCCTCGCCACGGGCCCGCCGATGACGCAACGTGCGAGGATTGATCACGAGATCCCCCAGTTCCGTGGACGTGAATCCCGCCTCGACGAGGTCGTCGAGCACTCTCAGTGGCAGGCCGTCACTGAGCACCCTCATCGCCAGACGGAGGATGTCCCGCGGCGACCCTTCACGAACGACGAACGGATCGTGCGGCATGATGCCTATTGTATCACGGCAAGTCTGCCGTGAGTCAGGCCGTTCGCAGGACGATGTCGGCGTGTATGCCCCCGCCGTCCGTGAGCCGCCCGAGCGCGACGAGATCGCCACTCGCGTCGACGAGCCGGATGCGGTCGGGCCGGGATCCCGCCGGGCACCGGGCATCGGGCACCTGGCACCGGCCACCTTCAGGCTCGGCGTGGA comes from Acidobacteriota bacterium and encodes:
- a CDS encoding DUF2384 domain-containing protein — protein: MPHDPFVVREGSPRDILRLAMRVLSDGLPLRVLDDLVEAGFTSTELGDLVINPRTLRHRRARGEALSLEESERAVRLARLLGAAESLFGDRPAAWHWLRTVNASLEGARPVDLLKTEIGARAVEDTLVRLEHGIFA